A window of the Planctomycetota bacterium genome harbors these coding sequences:
- a CDS encoding YceI family protein, with amino-acid sequence MSRRLSSIALASVVAIAGVSVVPHIRSAPAAVMQESTSYEIDSLHSTIVFSALYMGQSPFYGMFTATSGTMTYDGTNPSTLQVDITAPLASLDTHNSDRDAHLKSPDWFNAPEHPNVRFVGGSPSDNGDGTMTMQGELTLNGQTNPVTVTVQHLKAGNTPRGQRMGLGATFTIKRTDFGVNTMVGENGIGDEITLHVGLQGLAG; translated from the coding sequence ATGTCCCGTCGCCTCAGCTCCATCGCTCTCGCTTCCGTCGTTGCCATCGCAGGCGTCTCCGTCGTGCCGCACATCCGCTCTGCTCCGGCGGCGGTCATGCAGGAGTCGACATCGTATGAGATCGACTCGCTTCACTCGACCATTGTCTTCAGTGCGCTCTACATGGGTCAGAGCCCCTTCTATGGAATGTTCACCGCGACGTCTGGAACGATGACGTACGACGGCACCAATCCTTCAACACTCCAAGTCGACATCACTGCACCACTTGCAAGCCTCGACACGCACAACAGTGATCGCGACGCGCACCTCAAAAGCCCCGACTGGTTCAACGCGCCCGAACATCCCAACGTCCGCTTCGTTGGCGGGAGTCCGAGCGACAATGGCGACGGCACGATGACCATGCAGGGCGAGCTCACGCTCAACGGCCAGACCAATCCCGTCACCGTCACCGTCCAGCACCTCAAGGCCGGCAACACGCCCCGCGGCCAGCGGATGGGCCTGGGGGCGACGTTCACCATCAAACGCACCGATTTCGGCGTGAACACGATGGTCGGCGAGAACGGCATCGGCGACGAGATCACCCTCCACGTCGGCCTCCAAGGGCTGGCAGGCTGA